In the Manis javanica isolate MJ-LG chromosome 12, MJ_LKY, whole genome shotgun sequence genome, one interval contains:
- the LOC140845111 gene encoding ral guanine nucleotide dissociation stimulator-like, with protein MAPGLAEPAPGPEPTSPCAAILDIPGVVSGPEVEPHEPSEPSRPSPSPGMGRARRHAWEPNDVTSVLHGSQLSSIPEGRVLHHLAQEEHLGPTVAELEEPRQTQLAPETQGGLASWLEPVQELPETPVLELRPVSPASAPAEPEDVPAVPSAPPRSLELEPHEPSGTGPRAPARMAPGLAGAKPAPESTLLAFPPRLVAEQLTLMYAELFTKVAVADRMTRCGSQSYNGNVEHLAPTINTIIKQLDDAANVVISSCLGAPGMTAWDRARVVEFWIQVAKECLDLENFAHLHAILLALQSPAISRLQCTWGHVSWKSSRMHKRLEKERWLNRKRLLKEATSMVTQQHCFLRKSEDRQEESSILPEMLIHKYVAMTHHLEPEEHFRSFFQAVEPLDEQKRYTLSCQLEPPGQRASRKGLLFFRSRNI; from the exons gccttcccccagccccgGGATGGGCCGGGCTAGGCGCCATGCCTGGGAGCCCAATGATGTGACCAGCGTCCTCCATGGCAGCCAGCTTTCATCTATCCCAGAGGGCcgagtcctccaccacttggcccaggaggagcacctggggcccactgtggcagagctagaag aaccacggcagacgcagctggctccagagacacagggagggctggctTCATGGCTAGAGCCagttcaggagctccctgagacccctgtgctggagctacggccggtgtcacctgcttcagcccctgcagagccgGAGGACGTCCCAGcagtgccctcagccccaccGCGGAGCCTTGAGCTTGAGCCCCATGAGCCCTCAGGCACAGGGCCCAGGGCACCTGCCAGAATGGCACCAGGCCTGGCAGGGGCAAAGCCAGCTCCAGAGTCCACCCTTCTGGCATTCCCTCCCCGCCTGGTtgccgagcagctgaccctgatgtatGCG GAACTGttcaccaaggtggcagtggCCGACCGCATGACCCGCTGTGGGAGCCAGTCATACAATGGAAATGTTGAACACCTGGCCCCCACCATCAATACGATCATAAAACAATTGGATGATGCAGCCAATGtggtcatctcctcctgcctcggggccCCAGGCATGACGGCAtgggacagggcccgagtggtagagttctggatccaggtggccaag gagtgtctggaccTTGAGAATTTTGCACacctccatgccattctcttggccctgcagagccctgccATCAGTCGTCTGCAATGCACCTGGGGACATGTTTCCTG gAAGAGCTCCAGGATGCATAAGAGACTTGAAAAAGAGAGGTGGCTTAACCGGAAGAGGCTCCTCAAg GAGGCGACCTCCATGGTGACGCAACAGCATTGTTTCCTCCGGAAATCCGAGGATAGGCAGGAG GAAAGTTCTATCCTACCTGAGATGCTCATACACAAGTACGTGGCCATGACGCATCACCTGGAACCTGAGGAGCACTTCAGGTCCTTCTTCCAGGCCGTGGAGCCCCTGGATGAGCAGAagag ataCACCCTGTCCTGCCaactggagcccccaggccagagggccAGCAGAAAGGGACTCTTGTTCTTCAGGTCCCGCAACATTTAA
- the LOC140845112 gene encoding uncharacterized protein — protein MLRSAGPVRRSALPSRQLSGTGGVQMLMDPRSSGSAKCSAAPSSRCACAGGTDLAPQPRIASSRPLGSRRRSRRFSALPRWRRAAVTLAEALQVVRINPDFKPLPRPDFSQSNSATSSRRRRPARTGTPTLPWACLRPRRRPRNAWGNLSHADRIAKPIEGLAEKRLPLLQICSGGSRAGRTSGMKATGQPCRLEGSPQPGRRI, from the exons ATGCTTCGGTCCGCCGGCCCTGTCCGAAGGAGCGCCCTGCCGTCCCGTCAGCTCAGCGGAACCGGCGGAGTCCAGATGTTGATGGACCCGCGAAGTTCTGGGTCCGCGAAgtgctcggctgcgccttcctctAGGTGCGCGTGCGCTGGCGGCACCGATCTCGCTCCCCAGCCTCGTATCGCCTCCTCACGCCCGCTGGGATCCCGGCGCCGCAGTCGTCGCTTCTCGGCTCTCCCGCGGTGGCGGAGGGCGGCGGTCACCTTGGCCGAAGCGCTCCAGGTGGTGAGGATCAACCCGGACTTCAAGCCGCTGCCCCGGCCGGACTTCAGCCAGTCGAACTCTGCCACCTCCAGCCGGCGCCGTCGGCCGGCGCGAACGGGAACCCCTACGCTGCCGTGGGCGTGCCTTCGGCCTCGGCGGAGGCCGCGCAACGCGTGGGGCAACCTGTCCCACGCCGACCGCATCGCCAAGCCCATCGAGGGCTTGGCCGAGAAGCGGCTCCCGCTGCTGCAGATCTGCAGTGGAGGATCCAGAGCGGGACGCACTTCAGGGATGAAGGCGACCGGACAGCCCTGCAGACTGGAAG GGTCTCCACAGCCTGGAAGAAGGATCTGA